A single window of Coffea eugenioides isolate CCC68of chromosome 7, Ceug_1.0, whole genome shotgun sequence DNA harbors:
- the LOC113778468 gene encoding DNA polymerase alpha catalytic subunit-like: protein MEKQDDGQKAEKKSKVKDDGLKKEKKNRDKTVVEVMSEARNFSEKDSELEEEDDFWMPPVEECWDNDDGGDRQGSDPELGPENDDAEGEDAGTEDDKQEAMELTKWFP, encoded by the exons ATGGAGAAACAGGATGATGGTCAAAAGGCAGAGAAGAAATCAAAGGTTAAGGATGATGgattgaagaaagagaagaagaatcGGGATAAGACTGTTGTTGAAGTTATGTCTGAAGCAAGAAATTTTTCTGAGAAGGACAGTGAGCTGGAGGAAGAAGATGATTTCTGGATGCCACCAGTGGAAGAATGTTGGGACAATGATGATGGAGGTGATAGGCAGGGCTCTGATCCAGAGCTGGGGCCAGAAAATGATGATGCTGAGGGGGAAG ATGCAGGAACTGAAGATGATAAACAGGAAGCGATGGAGCTTACTAAATG GTTTCCCTGA